GACCAGAAAAAAATTAGCCGCATTATGAAACTGAAATTTCTCATTCCTGTTTTATTGCTCGCCATCCCGGCATGTTCCGGGGACGATACCGTTTACTACAATGCAACTGCTATAGGTGATGTCGTTGCCGGAAGGTTCGTAAGCGATGACGGACTTGTCCTGAACATAAAGGAGAAGACCTGCGACGAAGATTTCTCAGGTCTCGACAGGGCTTTCATCTCGTTCGACGCGCTTCGCAAGACCGGTGACAAGGAATTCGACATCAGGCTCAACGACGTCGCCAAGGTGCTCCGGAAGGATATCGTCTTCCGCAGCGAACCGGGCGGCGAAGAAAGAGGTTCTGACCCGATCATGCTGAATCTGGGCTGGTTCTCGGGAGAATATCT
This portion of the Bacteroidales bacterium WCE2008 genome encodes:
- a CDS encoding NigD-like protein, with translation MKLKFLIPVLLLAIPACSGDDTVYYNATAIGDVVAGRFVSDDGLVLNIKEKTCDEDFSGLDRAFISFDALRKTGDKEFDIRLNDVAKVLRKDIVFRSEPGGEERGSDPIMLNLGWFSGEYLNADVVVSFLKGSETPHLINLEFDDVNSGTDTLRFTMKHNGYGEVFGGSIDDGEKKFVLGKTYASFPVRDLIPEGMDSIPVKISWDWYGTDSDGRLTDEIISHSEVGILRR